In the genome of Candidatus Krumholzibacteriia bacterium, the window TAGGCCCCGGCAATCGCCGGGGTTTTTTCTTACATGGTCTCCGAGAGAATCGCCTTTGCGGTGTGCATCCGGTTTTCCGCTTCCTGATAGACGACTGACTGCGAGCCGTCGATCACCGCGTCGGTGACCTCGTTGCCGCGATCGGCCGGGAGGCAGTGCATGTACTTGCAATCGCTGTCGGCGAGTTTCATGCGGCGTTCGTCGCAGATCCAGTCCTGATACTTCCTGGAAAGTTCCAGGCCTTCTTCGGGGCGATGGAAGAAATCCTCTGCGCCCCAGCTTTTGGGATAGACAATGTGTGCGCCCTCGAAAGCCGCGTCCATGTCATCGACAATCTCGAACTTGCTTCCATTATTTGCGGCGTTCGCTTCGGCAATGGCGACCTGGTCCTTCATGAGTTCGTAGCCCGGCGGGTGGGCAAGGGTGACATCCATGCCGAAACGGGTCATCAGGGTGATCAGGCCCTGGGGAGCGCTCATGGGTTTTGCGTAGCTGGGCGCATAGGCCCAGGAGACGGTGATTTTGCGTCCCCGCAGATTCTGCCCGTAGATCTCCTGCAGGGTCATCAGGTCGGCCAGGGTCTGCATGGGGTGATCGACATCGCACTGCATGTTGACGATGGGAATCTTTGCGTGTTCGGCCACAGCGCGCATGTAGCTTTGGCCTTCGCCGGAAACGAGGTCGTGGCGAATCGCGATTCCGTGGCCATAGGTGGAGAGAATCGTTCCCATGTCTTTCGGGCTTTCGCCGTGGGCGATCTGGCTGGTCGTGCTGTCGATGAAATGAGCATGCCCGCCCAGCTGCGTCATGCCCGCTTCGATGCTGTTGCGCGTTCGAGTCGACTTGTCGAAGAAGATCATGAAGAGCGTCTTGTCGGCGAGCAGGCGATGCGGCTCTCCGTCCTTGAAGGCGCGCTTCAGCTCGATGGATCGGTCGATGAGGTGCTGGATTTCCTCGACAGAGAAATCCTGGGTAAGGAGATAGTCTCTTCCACGCAAATTCATGGCTGCCCTTTCTTTCAATGGTCTCTGAAGATACTACCGGATGCGGCTTTGGGGCAATGGCCGGCTGAGTGAATCGGGGCGTGTAACTTCT includes:
- a CDS encoding ornithine carbamoyltransferase translates to MNLRGRDYLLTQDFSVEEIQHLIDRSIELKRAFKDGEPHRLLADKTLFMIFFDKSTRTRNSIEAGMTQLGGHAHFIDSTTSQIAHGESPKDMGTILSTYGHGIAIRHDLVSGEGQSYMRAVAEHAKIPIVNMQCDVDHPMQTLADLMTLQEIYGQNLRGRKITVSWAYAPSYAKPMSAPQGLITLMTRFGMDVTLAHPPGYELMKDQVAIAEANAANNGSKFEIVDDMDAAFEGAHIVYPKSWGAEDFFHRPEEGLELSRKYQDWICDERRMKLADSDCKYMHCLPADRGNEVTDAVIDGSQSVVYQEAENRMHTAKAILSETM